In Neofelis nebulosa isolate mNeoNeb1 chromosome 7, mNeoNeb1.pri, whole genome shotgun sequence, the following proteins share a genomic window:
- the ATXN3 gene encoding ataxin-3 isoform X15, whose product MESIFHEKQEGSLCAQHCLNNLLQGEYFSPVELSSIAHQLDEEERMRMAEGGVTSEDYRTFLQQPSGNMDDSGFFSIQPGGISRVLPEALSRSLFRSPVLSSWTPHSVASPSSTAPHGRYLVISNALKVWGLELILFNSPEYQRLRIDPINERSFICNYKEHWFTVRKLGKQWFNLNSLLTGPELISDTYLALFLAQLQQEGYSIFVVKGDLPDCEADQLLQMIRVQQMHRPKLIGEELAQLKEQRVQKTDLERVLEANDGSGMLDEDEEDLQRALALSRQEIDMEDEEADLRRAIQLSMQGSSRNVSQDIPQTSGTHLTSEELRKRREAYFEKLFEASCLM is encoded by the exons ATGGAGTCCATCTTCCACGAGAAA CAAGAAGGCTCACTTTGTGCTCAGCATTGCTTGAATAACCTATTGCAAGGAGAATATTTCAGCCCTGTGGAGCTGTCTTCCATTGCCCATCAGCTGGACgaagaggagagaatgagaatggcaGAAGGAGGAGTCACCAGTGAGGACTATCGCACTTTTTTACAG CAGCCCTCGGGAAATATGGACGACAGTGGTTTTTTCTCTATTCAG CCGGGAGGTATATCCAGAGTTCTTCCAGAAGCTCTCTCGAGGAGCCTGTTCCGTTCCCCTGTATTGTCCTCCTGGACCCCTCATTCAGTAGCCTCTCCGTCCAGCACTGCTCCACATGGGCGGTACCTG gttatAAGCAATGCCTTGAAGGTTTGGGGTTTAGAACTAATTCTCTTCAACAGTCCAGAGTATCAGAGGCTCAGGATCGATCccat aaatgaaagaTCATTCATATGCAATTACAAAGAACACTGGTTTACAGTTCGAAAATTAGGAAAACAG tggtTCAACTTGAATTCTCTCTTGACGGGTCCAGAATTGATATCAGACACATACCTTGCACTTTTCTTGGCTCAATTACAACAGGAAG gttatTCTATATTTGTTGTGAAGGGTGATCTGCCAGATTGTGAAGCTGACCAACTTCTACAGATGATCAGGGTCCAACAGATGCACAGACCAAAACTCATTGGAGAAGAGTTAGCACAGCTGAAAGAACAGAG AGTTCAGAAAACAGATCTGGAACGAGTCTTAGAAGCAAATGATGGGTCAGGCATGTTAGACGAAGATGAGGAAGATTTGCAGAGGGCTCTGGCACTGAGTCGCCAGGAAATCGACATGGAAGATGAAGAAGCAGATCTCCGCAGGGCTATTCAGCTCAGTATGCAAG gtAGTTCCAGAAATGTGTCCCAAGATATTCCACAGACATCAGGTACACATCTTACTTCAGAAGAGCTACGGAAGAGAAGAGAAGCCTACTTTGAAAA ACTATTTGAAGCTTCATGCCTAATGTAG
- the ATXN3 gene encoding ataxin-3 isoform X16, with product MESIFHEKQEGSLCAQHCLNNLLQGEYFSPVELSSIAHQLDEEERMRMAEGGVTSEDYRTFLQQPSGNMDDSGFFSIQPGGISRVLPEALSRSLFRSPVLSSWTPHSVASPSSTAPHGRYLVISNALKVWGLELILFNSPEYQRLRIDPINERSFICNYKEHWFTVRKLGKQWFNLNSLLTGPELISDTYLALFLAQLQQEGYSIFVVKGDLPDCEADQLLQMIRVQQMHRPKLIGEELAQLKEQRVQKTDLERVLEANDGSGMLDEDEEDLQRALALSRQEIDMEDEEADLRRAIQLSMQVPEMCPKIFHRHQVHILLQKSYGREEKPTLKNYLKLHA from the exons ATGGAGTCCATCTTCCACGAGAAA CAAGAAGGCTCACTTTGTGCTCAGCATTGCTTGAATAACCTATTGCAAGGAGAATATTTCAGCCCTGTGGAGCTGTCTTCCATTGCCCATCAGCTGGACgaagaggagagaatgagaatggcaGAAGGAGGAGTCACCAGTGAGGACTATCGCACTTTTTTACAG CAGCCCTCGGGAAATATGGACGACAGTGGTTTTTTCTCTATTCAG CCGGGAGGTATATCCAGAGTTCTTCCAGAAGCTCTCTCGAGGAGCCTGTTCCGTTCCCCTGTATTGTCCTCCTGGACCCCTCATTCAGTAGCCTCTCCGTCCAGCACTGCTCCACATGGGCGGTACCTG gttatAAGCAATGCCTTGAAGGTTTGGGGTTTAGAACTAATTCTCTTCAACAGTCCAGAGTATCAGAGGCTCAGGATCGATCccat aaatgaaagaTCATTCATATGCAATTACAAAGAACACTGGTTTACAGTTCGAAAATTAGGAAAACAG tggtTCAACTTGAATTCTCTCTTGACGGGTCCAGAATTGATATCAGACACATACCTTGCACTTTTCTTGGCTCAATTACAACAGGAAG gttatTCTATATTTGTTGTGAAGGGTGATCTGCCAGATTGTGAAGCTGACCAACTTCTACAGATGATCAGGGTCCAACAGATGCACAGACCAAAACTCATTGGAGAAGAGTTAGCACAGCTGAAAGAACAGAG AGTTCAGAAAACAGATCTGGAACGAGTCTTAGAAGCAAATGATGGGTCAGGCATGTTAGACGAAGATGAGGAAGATTTGCAGAGGGCTCTGGCACTGAGTCGCCAGGAAATCGACATGGAAGATGAAGAAGCAGATCTCCGCAGGGCTATTCAGCTCAGTATGCAAG TTCCAGAAATGTGTCCCAAGATATTCCACAGACATCAGGTACACATCTTACTTCAGAAGAGCTACGGAAGAGAAGAGAAGCCTACTTTGAAAA ACTATTTGAAGCTTCATGCCTAA
- the ATXN3 gene encoding ataxin-3 isoform X13, producing MESIFHEKQEGSLCAQHCLNNLLQGEYFSPVELSSIAHQLDEEERMRMAEGGVTSEDYRTFLQQPSGNMDDSGFFSIQPGGISRVLPEALSRSLFRSPVLSSWTPHSVASPSSTAPHGRYLVISNALKVWGLELILFNSPEYQRLRIDPINERSFICNYKEHWFTVRKLGKQWFNLNSLLTGPELISDTYLALFLAQLQQEGYSIFVVKGDLPDCEADQLLQMIRVQQMHRPKLIGEELAQLKEQRVQKTDLERVLEANDGSGMLDEDEEDLQRALALSRQEIDMEDEEADLRRAIQLSMQVPEMCPKIFHRHQVHILLQKSYGREEKPTLKITTQKYMKESSDQLTSS from the exons ATGGAGTCCATCTTCCACGAGAAA CAAGAAGGCTCACTTTGTGCTCAGCATTGCTTGAATAACCTATTGCAAGGAGAATATTTCAGCCCTGTGGAGCTGTCTTCCATTGCCCATCAGCTGGACgaagaggagagaatgagaatggcaGAAGGAGGAGTCACCAGTGAGGACTATCGCACTTTTTTACAG CAGCCCTCGGGAAATATGGACGACAGTGGTTTTTTCTCTATTCAG CCGGGAGGTATATCCAGAGTTCTTCCAGAAGCTCTCTCGAGGAGCCTGTTCCGTTCCCCTGTATTGTCCTCCTGGACCCCTCATTCAGTAGCCTCTCCGTCCAGCACTGCTCCACATGGGCGGTACCTG gttatAAGCAATGCCTTGAAGGTTTGGGGTTTAGAACTAATTCTCTTCAACAGTCCAGAGTATCAGAGGCTCAGGATCGATCccat aaatgaaagaTCATTCATATGCAATTACAAAGAACACTGGTTTACAGTTCGAAAATTAGGAAAACAG tggtTCAACTTGAATTCTCTCTTGACGGGTCCAGAATTGATATCAGACACATACCTTGCACTTTTCTTGGCTCAATTACAACAGGAAG gttatTCTATATTTGTTGTGAAGGGTGATCTGCCAGATTGTGAAGCTGACCAACTTCTACAGATGATCAGGGTCCAACAGATGCACAGACCAAAACTCATTGGAGAAGAGTTAGCACAGCTGAAAGAACAGAG AGTTCAGAAAACAGATCTGGAACGAGTCTTAGAAGCAAATGATGGGTCAGGCATGTTAGACGAAGATGAGGAAGATTTGCAGAGGGCTCTGGCACTGAGTCGCCAGGAAATCGACATGGAAGATGAAGAAGCAGATCTCCGCAGGGCTATTCAGCTCAGTATGCAAG TTCCAGAAATGTGTCCCAAGATATTCCACAGACATCAGGTACACATCTTACTTCAGAAGAGCTACGGAAGAGAAGAGAAGCCTACTTTGAAAA ttacAACTCAGAAGTATATGAAGGAAAGTTCTGATCAACTGACATCCTCTTAA
- the ATXN3 gene encoding ataxin-3 isoform X14 codes for MESIFHEKQEGSLCAQHCLNNLLQGEYFSPVELSSIAHQLDEEERMRMAEGGVTSEDYRTFLQQPSGNMDDSGFFSIQPGGISRVLPEALSRSLFRSPVLSSWTPHSVASPSSTAPHGRYLVISNALKVWGLELILFNSPEYQRLRIDPINERSFICNYKEHWFTVRKLGKQWFNLNSLLTGPELISDTYLALFLAQLQQEGYSIFVVKGDLPDCEADQLLQMIRVQQMHRPKLIGEELAQLKEQRVQKTDLERVLEANDGSGMLDEDEEDLQRALALSRQEIDMEDEEADLRRAIQLSMQGSSRNVSQDIPQTSGTHLTSEELRKRREAYFENYNSEVYEGKF; via the exons ATGGAGTCCATCTTCCACGAGAAA CAAGAAGGCTCACTTTGTGCTCAGCATTGCTTGAATAACCTATTGCAAGGAGAATATTTCAGCCCTGTGGAGCTGTCTTCCATTGCCCATCAGCTGGACgaagaggagagaatgagaatggcaGAAGGAGGAGTCACCAGTGAGGACTATCGCACTTTTTTACAG CAGCCCTCGGGAAATATGGACGACAGTGGTTTTTTCTCTATTCAG CCGGGAGGTATATCCAGAGTTCTTCCAGAAGCTCTCTCGAGGAGCCTGTTCCGTTCCCCTGTATTGTCCTCCTGGACCCCTCATTCAGTAGCCTCTCCGTCCAGCACTGCTCCACATGGGCGGTACCTG gttatAAGCAATGCCTTGAAGGTTTGGGGTTTAGAACTAATTCTCTTCAACAGTCCAGAGTATCAGAGGCTCAGGATCGATCccat aaatgaaagaTCATTCATATGCAATTACAAAGAACACTGGTTTACAGTTCGAAAATTAGGAAAACAG tggtTCAACTTGAATTCTCTCTTGACGGGTCCAGAATTGATATCAGACACATACCTTGCACTTTTCTTGGCTCAATTACAACAGGAAG gttatTCTATATTTGTTGTGAAGGGTGATCTGCCAGATTGTGAAGCTGACCAACTTCTACAGATGATCAGGGTCCAACAGATGCACAGACCAAAACTCATTGGAGAAGAGTTAGCACAGCTGAAAGAACAGAG AGTTCAGAAAACAGATCTGGAACGAGTCTTAGAAGCAAATGATGGGTCAGGCATGTTAGACGAAGATGAGGAAGATTTGCAGAGGGCTCTGGCACTGAGTCGCCAGGAAATCGACATGGAAGATGAAGAAGCAGATCTCCGCAGGGCTATTCAGCTCAGTATGCAAG gtAGTTCCAGAAATGTGTCCCAAGATATTCCACAGACATCAGGTACACATCTTACTTCAGAAGAGCTACGGAAGAGAAGAGAAGCCTACTTTGAAAA ttacAACTCAGAAGTATATGAAGGAAAGTTCTGA
- the ATXN3 gene encoding ataxin-3 isoform X22 produces the protein MESIFHEKQEGSLCAQHCLNNLLQGEYFSPVELSSIAHQLDEEERMRMAEGGVTSEDYRTFLQQPSGNMDDSGFFSIQVISNALKVWGLELILFNSPEYQRLRIDPINERSFICNYKEHWFTVRKLGKQWFNLNSLLTGPELISDTYLALFLAQLQQEGYSIFVVKGDLPDCEADQLLQMIRVQQMHRPKLIGEELAQLKEQRVQKTDLERVLEANDGSGMLDEDEEDLQRALALSRQEIDMEDEEADLRRAIQLSMQGSSRNVSQDIPQTSGTHLTSEELRKRREAYFENYNSEVYEGKF, from the exons ATGGAGTCCATCTTCCACGAGAAA CAAGAAGGCTCACTTTGTGCTCAGCATTGCTTGAATAACCTATTGCAAGGAGAATATTTCAGCCCTGTGGAGCTGTCTTCCATTGCCCATCAGCTGGACgaagaggagagaatgagaatggcaGAAGGAGGAGTCACCAGTGAGGACTATCGCACTTTTTTACAG CAGCCCTCGGGAAATATGGACGACAGTGGTTTTTTCTCTATTCAG gttatAAGCAATGCCTTGAAGGTTTGGGGTTTAGAACTAATTCTCTTCAACAGTCCAGAGTATCAGAGGCTCAGGATCGATCccat aaatgaaagaTCATTCATATGCAATTACAAAGAACACTGGTTTACAGTTCGAAAATTAGGAAAACAG tggtTCAACTTGAATTCTCTCTTGACGGGTCCAGAATTGATATCAGACACATACCTTGCACTTTTCTTGGCTCAATTACAACAGGAAG gttatTCTATATTTGTTGTGAAGGGTGATCTGCCAGATTGTGAAGCTGACCAACTTCTACAGATGATCAGGGTCCAACAGATGCACAGACCAAAACTCATTGGAGAAGAGTTAGCACAGCTGAAAGAACAGAG AGTTCAGAAAACAGATCTGGAACGAGTCTTAGAAGCAAATGATGGGTCAGGCATGTTAGACGAAGATGAGGAAGATTTGCAGAGGGCTCTGGCACTGAGTCGCCAGGAAATCGACATGGAAGATGAAGAAGCAGATCTCCGCAGGGCTATTCAGCTCAGTATGCAAG gtAGTTCCAGAAATGTGTCCCAAGATATTCCACAGACATCAGGTACACATCTTACTTCAGAAGAGCTACGGAAGAGAAGAGAAGCCTACTTTGAAAA ttacAACTCAGAAGTATATGAAGGAAAGTTCTGA
- the ATXN3 gene encoding ataxin-3 isoform X7 produces the protein MESIFHEKQEGSLCAQHCLNNLLQGEYFSPVELSSIAHQLDEEERMRMAEGGVTSEDYRTFLQQPSGNMDDSGFFSIQPGGISRVLPEALSRSLFRSPVLSSWTPHSVASPSSTAPHGRYLVISNALKVWGLELILFNSPEYQRLRIDPINERSFICNYKEHWFTVRKLGKQWFNLNSLLTGPELISDTYLALFLAQLQQEGYSIFVVKGDLPDCEADQLLQMIRVQQMHRPKLIGEELAQLKEQRVQKTDLERVLEANDGSGMLDEDEEDLQRALALSRQEIDMEDEEADLRRAIQLSMQGSSRNVSQDIPQTSGTHLTSEELRKRREAYFEKVKETQSNVSHQTKMELDQSKNNAFGCASW, from the exons ATGGAGTCCATCTTCCACGAGAAA CAAGAAGGCTCACTTTGTGCTCAGCATTGCTTGAATAACCTATTGCAAGGAGAATATTTCAGCCCTGTGGAGCTGTCTTCCATTGCCCATCAGCTGGACgaagaggagagaatgagaatggcaGAAGGAGGAGTCACCAGTGAGGACTATCGCACTTTTTTACAG CAGCCCTCGGGAAATATGGACGACAGTGGTTTTTTCTCTATTCAG CCGGGAGGTATATCCAGAGTTCTTCCAGAAGCTCTCTCGAGGAGCCTGTTCCGTTCCCCTGTATTGTCCTCCTGGACCCCTCATTCAGTAGCCTCTCCGTCCAGCACTGCTCCACATGGGCGGTACCTG gttatAAGCAATGCCTTGAAGGTTTGGGGTTTAGAACTAATTCTCTTCAACAGTCCAGAGTATCAGAGGCTCAGGATCGATCccat aaatgaaagaTCATTCATATGCAATTACAAAGAACACTGGTTTACAGTTCGAAAATTAGGAAAACAG tggtTCAACTTGAATTCTCTCTTGACGGGTCCAGAATTGATATCAGACACATACCTTGCACTTTTCTTGGCTCAATTACAACAGGAAG gttatTCTATATTTGTTGTGAAGGGTGATCTGCCAGATTGTGAAGCTGACCAACTTCTACAGATGATCAGGGTCCAACAGATGCACAGACCAAAACTCATTGGAGAAGAGTTAGCACAGCTGAAAGAACAGAG AGTTCAGAAAACAGATCTGGAACGAGTCTTAGAAGCAAATGATGGGTCAGGCATGTTAGACGAAGATGAGGAAGATTTGCAGAGGGCTCTGGCACTGAGTCGCCAGGAAATCGACATGGAAGATGAAGAAGCAGATCTCCGCAGGGCTATTCAGCTCAGTATGCAAG gtAGTTCCAGAAATGTGTCCCAAGATATTCCACAGACATCAGGTACACATCTTACTTCAGAAGAGCTACGGAAGAGAAGAGAAGCCTACTTTGAAAA GGTGAAGGAAACCCAGTCAAATGTAAGTCATCAAACGAAAATGGAATTGGACCAAAGCAAGAACAATGCCTTTGGATGTGCTTCTTGGTGA
- the ATXN3 gene encoding ataxin-3 isoform X18, producing MESIFHEKQEGSLCAQHCLNNLLQGEYFSPVELSSIAHQLDEEERMRMAEGGVTSEDYRTFLQQPSGNMDDSGFFSIQPGGISRVLPEALSRSLFRSPVLSSWTPHSVASPSSTAPHGRYLVISNALKVWGLELILFNSPEYQRLRIDPINERSFICNYKEHWFTVRKLGKQWFNLNSLLTGPELISDTYLALFLAQLQQEGYSIFVVKGDLPDCEADQLLQMIRVQQMHRPKLIGEELAQLKEQRVQKTDLERVLEANDGSGMLDEDEEDLQRALALSRQEIDMEDEEADLRRAIQLSMQVPEMCPKIFHRHQVHILLQKSYGREEKPTLKSKVVG from the exons ATGGAGTCCATCTTCCACGAGAAA CAAGAAGGCTCACTTTGTGCTCAGCATTGCTTGAATAACCTATTGCAAGGAGAATATTTCAGCCCTGTGGAGCTGTCTTCCATTGCCCATCAGCTGGACgaagaggagagaatgagaatggcaGAAGGAGGAGTCACCAGTGAGGACTATCGCACTTTTTTACAG CAGCCCTCGGGAAATATGGACGACAGTGGTTTTTTCTCTATTCAG CCGGGAGGTATATCCAGAGTTCTTCCAGAAGCTCTCTCGAGGAGCCTGTTCCGTTCCCCTGTATTGTCCTCCTGGACCCCTCATTCAGTAGCCTCTCCGTCCAGCACTGCTCCACATGGGCGGTACCTG gttatAAGCAATGCCTTGAAGGTTTGGGGTTTAGAACTAATTCTCTTCAACAGTCCAGAGTATCAGAGGCTCAGGATCGATCccat aaatgaaagaTCATTCATATGCAATTACAAAGAACACTGGTTTACAGTTCGAAAATTAGGAAAACAG tggtTCAACTTGAATTCTCTCTTGACGGGTCCAGAATTGATATCAGACACATACCTTGCACTTTTCTTGGCTCAATTACAACAGGAAG gttatTCTATATTTGTTGTGAAGGGTGATCTGCCAGATTGTGAAGCTGACCAACTTCTACAGATGATCAGGGTCCAACAGATGCACAGACCAAAACTCATTGGAGAAGAGTTAGCACAGCTGAAAGAACAGAG AGTTCAGAAAACAGATCTGGAACGAGTCTTAGAAGCAAATGATGGGTCAGGCATGTTAGACGAAGATGAGGAAGATTTGCAGAGGGCTCTGGCACTGAGTCGCCAGGAAATCGACATGGAAGATGAAGAAGCAGATCTCCGCAGGGCTATTCAGCTCAGTATGCAAG TTCCAGAAATGTGTCCCAAGATATTCCACAGACATCAGGTACACATCTTACTTCAGAAGAGCTACGGAAGAGAAGAGAAGCCTACTTTGAAAAGTAAAGTAGTTG GGTGA
- the ATXN3 gene encoding ataxin-3 isoform X20, translating to MESIFHEKQEGSLCAQHCLNNLLQGEYFSPVELSSIAHQLDEEERMRMAEGGVTSEDYRTFLQQPSGNMDDSGFFSIQPGGISRVLPEALSRSLFRSPVLSSWTPHSVASPSSTAPHGRYLVISNALKVWGLELILFNSPEYQRLRIDPINERSFICNYKEHWFTVRKLGKQWFNLNSLLTGPELISDTYLALFLAQLQQEGYSIFVVKGDLPDCEADQLLQMIRVQQMHRPKLIGEELAQLKEQRVQKTDLERVLEANDGSGMLDEDEEDLQRALALSRQEIDMEDEEADLRRAIQLSMQVPEMCPKIFHRHQVHILLQKSYGREEKPTLKR from the exons ATGGAGTCCATCTTCCACGAGAAA CAAGAAGGCTCACTTTGTGCTCAGCATTGCTTGAATAACCTATTGCAAGGAGAATATTTCAGCCCTGTGGAGCTGTCTTCCATTGCCCATCAGCTGGACgaagaggagagaatgagaatggcaGAAGGAGGAGTCACCAGTGAGGACTATCGCACTTTTTTACAG CAGCCCTCGGGAAATATGGACGACAGTGGTTTTTTCTCTATTCAG CCGGGAGGTATATCCAGAGTTCTTCCAGAAGCTCTCTCGAGGAGCCTGTTCCGTTCCCCTGTATTGTCCTCCTGGACCCCTCATTCAGTAGCCTCTCCGTCCAGCACTGCTCCACATGGGCGGTACCTG gttatAAGCAATGCCTTGAAGGTTTGGGGTTTAGAACTAATTCTCTTCAACAGTCCAGAGTATCAGAGGCTCAGGATCGATCccat aaatgaaagaTCATTCATATGCAATTACAAAGAACACTGGTTTACAGTTCGAAAATTAGGAAAACAG tggtTCAACTTGAATTCTCTCTTGACGGGTCCAGAATTGATATCAGACACATACCTTGCACTTTTCTTGGCTCAATTACAACAGGAAG gttatTCTATATTTGTTGTGAAGGGTGATCTGCCAGATTGTGAAGCTGACCAACTTCTACAGATGATCAGGGTCCAACAGATGCACAGACCAAAACTCATTGGAGAAGAGTTAGCACAGCTGAAAGAACAGAG AGTTCAGAAAACAGATCTGGAACGAGTCTTAGAAGCAAATGATGGGTCAGGCATGTTAGACGAAGATGAGGAAGATTTGCAGAGGGCTCTGGCACTGAGTCGCCAGGAAATCGACATGGAAGATGAAGAAGCAGATCTCCGCAGGGCTATTCAGCTCAGTATGCAAG TTCCAGAAATGTGTCCCAAGATATTCCACAGACATCAGGTACACATCTTACTTCAGAAGAGCTACGGAAGAGAAGAGAAGCCTACTTTGAAAA GGTGA
- the ATXN3 gene encoding ataxin-3 isoform X4 gives MESIFHEKQEGSLCAQHCLNNLLQGEYFSPVELSSIAHQLDEEERMRMAEGGVTSEDYRTFLQQPSGNMDDSGFFSIQPGGISRVLPEALSRSLFRSPVLSSWTPHSVASPSSTAPHGRYLVISNALKVWGLELILFNSPEYQRLRIDPINERSFICNYKEHWFTVRKLGKQWFNLNSLLTGPELISDTYLALFLAQLQQEGYSIFVVKGDLPDCEADQLLQMIRVQQMHRPKLIGEELAQLKEQRVQKTDLERVLEANDGSGMLDEDEEDLQRALALSRQEIDMEDEEADLRRAIQLSMQVPEMCPKIFHRHQVHILLQKSYGREEKPTLKSKVVGSSSSSIHQHSFPTHARGQPQVQVHWAAIQQEML, from the exons ATGGAGTCCATCTTCCACGAGAAA CAAGAAGGCTCACTTTGTGCTCAGCATTGCTTGAATAACCTATTGCAAGGAGAATATTTCAGCCCTGTGGAGCTGTCTTCCATTGCCCATCAGCTGGACgaagaggagagaatgagaatggcaGAAGGAGGAGTCACCAGTGAGGACTATCGCACTTTTTTACAG CAGCCCTCGGGAAATATGGACGACAGTGGTTTTTTCTCTATTCAG CCGGGAGGTATATCCAGAGTTCTTCCAGAAGCTCTCTCGAGGAGCCTGTTCCGTTCCCCTGTATTGTCCTCCTGGACCCCTCATTCAGTAGCCTCTCCGTCCAGCACTGCTCCACATGGGCGGTACCTG gttatAAGCAATGCCTTGAAGGTTTGGGGTTTAGAACTAATTCTCTTCAACAGTCCAGAGTATCAGAGGCTCAGGATCGATCccat aaatgaaagaTCATTCATATGCAATTACAAAGAACACTGGTTTACAGTTCGAAAATTAGGAAAACAG tggtTCAACTTGAATTCTCTCTTGACGGGTCCAGAATTGATATCAGACACATACCTTGCACTTTTCTTGGCTCAATTACAACAGGAAG gttatTCTATATTTGTTGTGAAGGGTGATCTGCCAGATTGTGAAGCTGACCAACTTCTACAGATGATCAGGGTCCAACAGATGCACAGACCAAAACTCATTGGAGAAGAGTTAGCACAGCTGAAAGAACAGAG AGTTCAGAAAACAGATCTGGAACGAGTCTTAGAAGCAAATGATGGGTCAGGCATGTTAGACGAAGATGAGGAAGATTTGCAGAGGGCTCTGGCACTGAGTCGCCAGGAAATCGACATGGAAGATGAAGAAGCAGATCTCCGCAGGGCTATTCAGCTCAGTATGCAAG TTCCAGAAATGTGTCCCAAGATATTCCACAGACATCAGGTACACATCTTACTTCAGAAGAGCTACGGAAGAGAAGAGAAGCCTACTTTGAAAAGTAAAGTAGTTG
- the ATXN3 gene encoding ataxin-3 isoform X5, with protein MESIFHEKQEGSLCAQHCLNNLLQGEYFSPVELSSIAHQLDEEERMRMAEGGVTSEDYRTFLQQPSGNMDDSGFFSIQPGGISRVLPEALSRSLFRSPVLSSWTPHSVASPSSTAPHGRYLVISNALKVWGLELILFNSPEYQRLRIDPINERSFICNYKEHWFTVRKLGKQWFNLNSLLTGPELISDTYLALFLAQLQQEGYSIFVVKGDLPDCEADQLLQMIRVQQMHRPKLIGEELAQLKEQRVQKTDLERVLEANDGSGMLDEDEEDLQRALALSRQEIDMEDEEADLRRAIQLSMQVPEMCPKIFHRHQVHILLQKSYGREEKPTLKSKVVGSSSSSIHQHSFPTHARGQPQVQVHWAAIQEML; from the exons ATGGAGTCCATCTTCCACGAGAAA CAAGAAGGCTCACTTTGTGCTCAGCATTGCTTGAATAACCTATTGCAAGGAGAATATTTCAGCCCTGTGGAGCTGTCTTCCATTGCCCATCAGCTGGACgaagaggagagaatgagaatggcaGAAGGAGGAGTCACCAGTGAGGACTATCGCACTTTTTTACAG CAGCCCTCGGGAAATATGGACGACAGTGGTTTTTTCTCTATTCAG CCGGGAGGTATATCCAGAGTTCTTCCAGAAGCTCTCTCGAGGAGCCTGTTCCGTTCCCCTGTATTGTCCTCCTGGACCCCTCATTCAGTAGCCTCTCCGTCCAGCACTGCTCCACATGGGCGGTACCTG gttatAAGCAATGCCTTGAAGGTTTGGGGTTTAGAACTAATTCTCTTCAACAGTCCAGAGTATCAGAGGCTCAGGATCGATCccat aaatgaaagaTCATTCATATGCAATTACAAAGAACACTGGTTTACAGTTCGAAAATTAGGAAAACAG tggtTCAACTTGAATTCTCTCTTGACGGGTCCAGAATTGATATCAGACACATACCTTGCACTTTTCTTGGCTCAATTACAACAGGAAG gttatTCTATATTTGTTGTGAAGGGTGATCTGCCAGATTGTGAAGCTGACCAACTTCTACAGATGATCAGGGTCCAACAGATGCACAGACCAAAACTCATTGGAGAAGAGTTAGCACAGCTGAAAGAACAGAG AGTTCAGAAAACAGATCTGGAACGAGTCTTAGAAGCAAATGATGGGTCAGGCATGTTAGACGAAGATGAGGAAGATTTGCAGAGGGCTCTGGCACTGAGTCGCCAGGAAATCGACATGGAAGATGAAGAAGCAGATCTCCGCAGGGCTATTCAGCTCAGTATGCAAG TTCCAGAAATGTGTCCCAAGATATTCCACAGACATCAGGTACACATCTTACTTCAGAAGAGCTACGGAAGAGAAGAGAAGCCTACTTTGAAAAGTAAAGTAGTTG